In the Setaria italica strain Yugu1 chromosome VI, Setaria_italica_v2.0, whole genome shotgun sequence genome, one interval contains:
- the LOC101778445 gene encoding premnaspirodiene oxygenase, whose product MDDYFYQSLLLSVLAVALLQLLKLAMAAPRAPRRPLPPGPWKLPVIGSMHHLVNVLPHRALRDLAAAHGPLMMLQLGQTPLVVASSRETARAVLKTHDTNFATRPKLLAGEIVGYEWADILFSPSGDYWRKLRQLCAAEILSPKRVLSFRHIREDEVMLRVEEIRATGPSTPVNLSVLFHTLTNSIVSRATFGKKRKNAPEFLAATKAVVGLSSGFNIPDLFPTWTNLLASVTGMTRSLRSIHKTVDTILEEIIEERRAIRAEKIRGGAAAENAEENLVDVLIALQERGGFGFDLSNSVIKAIILDMFAGGTGTSGSAMEWAMSELMRNPAVMRKLQAEIREAFRGKAAVTEGDLQASNLRYLKLVIKEALRLHPPAPLLVPRESIDECELEGYTIPARSRVLINAWAIGRDPRYWNDAEEFKPERFEDGSVDFTGGSYEFVPFGSGRRMCPGFNYGLASMELGLAGLLHHFDWSLPEGVEEVDMGEAPGLGVRRRSPLMLCATPFDPVAASN is encoded by the exons ATGGACGACTACTTCTACCAGTCGCTCCTCCTCTCGGTTCTCGCCGTGGCGCTGCTCCAGCTGCTGAAGCTAGCCATGGCGGCGCCGAGGGcgccgcggcgccctctgcCGCCTGGCCCGTGGAAGCTGCCGGTGATCGGCAGCATGCACCACCTCGTGAACGTGCTGCCCCACCGCGCGCTGCGGGACCTGGCCGCCGCGCACGGCCCGCTGATGATGCTCCAGCTCGGGCAGACGCCGCTCGTGGTGGCCTCCTCCAGGGAGACGGCCCGCGCCGTGCTCAAGACCCACGACACCAACTTCGCCACCCGGCCCAAGCTTCTCGCCGGCGAGATCGTCGGGTACGAGTGGGCCGACATCCTCTTCTCCCCCTCCGGCGACTACTGGCGCAAGCTCCGCCAGCTCTGCGCCGCCGAGATCCTCAGCCCCAAGCGCGTGCTCTCCTTCCGCCACATCAGGGAGGACGAGGTGATGCTGCGGGTGGAGGAGATCCGCGCGACGGGACCATCGACGCCGGTGAACCTGAGCGTGCTGTTCCACACCCTGACCAACAGCATCGTGTCGCGGGCGACGTTCGGGAAGAAGCGGAAGAACGCGCCGGAGTTCCTGGCGGCGACCAAGGCCGTCGTCGGCCTCTCCAGCGGCTTCAACATCCCGGACCTCTTCCCGACGTGGACCAACCTGCTTGCCAGCGTCACCGGCATGACACGCAGCCTCCGGAGCATCCACAAGACGGTGGACACCATCCTAGAGGAGATCATCGAGGAGCGGAGAGCCATCCGCGCCGAGAAGATtaggggcggcgccgccgccgagaacGCCGAGGAGAACCTCGTCGACGTCCTCATCGCCCTGCAAGAGAgaggcggcttcggcttcgacCTCAGCAACAGCGTCATCAAGGCCATCATACTG GACATGTTCGCCGGCGGGACGGGGACGTCGGGGTCGGCGATGGAGTGGGCGATGTCGGAGCTGATGCGGAACCCGGCGGTGATGCGGAAGCTGCAGGCGGAGATTCGGGAGGCGTTCCGGGGGAAGGCGGCAGTGACGGAGGGCGACCTGCAGGCGAGCAACCTCCGCTACCTGAAGCTGGTGATCAAGGAGGCGCTCCGGCtccacccgccggcgccgctgctggtgcCGCGGGAGAGCATCGACGAGTGCGAGCTCGAGGGCTACACGATCCCGGCGAGGTCGCGCGTGCTCATCAACGCGTGGGCCATCGGCCGCGACCCGAGGTACTGGAACGACGCCGAGGAGTTCAAGCCGGAGCGATTCGAGGACGGCTCCGTCGACTTCACCGGCGGCAGCTACGAGTTCGTGCCGTTCGGCTCGGGGCGCAGGATGTGCCCGGGCTTCAACTACGGGTTGGCAAGCATGGAGCTCGGGCTCGCCGGCCTGCTCCACCATTTTGACTGGTCGCTGCCGGAGGGCGTCGAGGAGGTCGACATGGGGGAGGCGCCAGGACTcggcgtgcgccgccgctcgccgctgatGCTCTGCGCCACCCCGTTCGACCCCGTCGCAGCCTCCAATTAA